Proteins from a single region of Chryseomicrobium sp. FSL W7-1435:
- the mutL gene encoding DNA mismatch repair endonuclease MutL codes for MTKIRVMDELLSNKIAAGEVVERPASVVKELVENAIDANSSSIQIDLLEAGLQKIEVTDNGEGMDRQDAELAFSRHATSKLTNEHELFRIRSLGFRGEALASIAAVSKITMQTSTGIEQGTVIQLEGGRITEVVDGPLRKGTIFRVEQLFFNTPARLKHVKSIQTELGHSIDLINRLALSYPSIAFTLSHNGQVLLQTSGRGSLQQVAAAIYGTATVKHMVPFEAENEDFKISGLTSQPTITRASKNYLTIFINGRWIKHFGLNRAIEEAYHTYLPIGRYPITLLSVTVDPLLTDVNVHPAKHQIRLSKEKELELFVTKTLRDAIRQRQEIPKASPPKVDTASSIQSTLFAKEKVEATYDEWVLPVESPTALNDSSATTKVEAPQQVKSEESKAPELPDMDVVGQIHGTYIVGQASDGFYLIDQHAAQERIKYEFYRKKVGEVNHQELQLLLLPLTFHFSLDEALRIKENREQLQAVGIQVEDFGQSSFVVREHPSWFPKNQERQIIETMIQTVLDKRQVDVAKLREEAAILMSCKLSIKANHYLPLEQMNTLLQDLKNCEQPYTCPHGRPVVIHFSSYEVEKMFKRVM; via the coding sequence TTGACCAAAATTAGAGTCATGGATGAACTATTATCCAATAAGATTGCTGCAGGAGAGGTAGTGGAACGGCCAGCGAGCGTTGTCAAAGAGCTCGTTGAAAATGCTATTGATGCCAATAGCTCCTCCATTCAAATCGATTTACTTGAAGCAGGGCTACAAAAAATTGAAGTAACGGATAATGGAGAAGGTATGGACCGACAAGATGCAGAGCTCGCCTTTTCACGCCATGCCACTTCAAAATTAACAAATGAACACGAGTTATTCCGAATTCGGTCCCTAGGGTTTAGAGGAGAAGCTTTGGCTAGTATTGCGGCAGTCTCGAAAATAACGATGCAGACTTCTACAGGAATTGAGCAAGGAACTGTGATTCAATTAGAGGGCGGTCGTATAACAGAGGTAGTAGATGGCCCTCTCCGAAAAGGAACAATATTCCGAGTTGAACAGCTATTTTTCAACACACCGGCTCGTCTGAAGCATGTTAAATCCATTCAAACGGAGCTCGGACATTCGATTGATTTAATCAACCGACTTGCGCTCAGTTATCCCAGCATAGCGTTTACACTGTCTCATAATGGCCAAGTGTTGCTCCAAACTTCAGGTCGCGGCAGTCTTCAGCAAGTCGCGGCAGCCATTTATGGAACAGCCACCGTCAAACATATGGTGCCTTTCGAGGCTGAGAATGAAGATTTTAAAATCAGCGGCTTAACTTCGCAACCAACTATTACTCGCGCATCTAAAAACTATTTAACGATTTTTATAAACGGCCGTTGGATCAAACATTTCGGTTTAAATCGGGCGATTGAAGAGGCATATCACACCTATCTCCCTATAGGTCGTTATCCCATAACTTTACTTTCTGTAACTGTCGATCCTTTGTTGACAGATGTGAATGTACATCCTGCTAAACATCAAATCCGACTCAGTAAAGAGAAAGAGCTCGAATTATTTGTCACGAAAACGCTTCGTGATGCCATTCGACAACGACAGGAAATTCCAAAAGCTAGTCCACCTAAAGTTGACACGGCATCTAGCATTCAATCTACTTTATTTGCAAAAGAAAAAGTAGAGGCGACTTATGATGAATGGGTGCTTCCAGTTGAATCTCCAACGGCATTAAACGATAGCTCTGCTACTACTAAAGTCGAAGCACCACAACAGGTAAAAAGTGAAGAGTCAAAAGCACCAGAACTTCCGGATATGGATGTAGTGGGTCAAATTCACGGCACCTATATTGTAGGACAAGCTAGTGATGGGTTTTACCTAATTGACCAACATGCTGCTCAAGAGAGAATCAAGTATGAGTTTTACCGTAAGAAAGTAGGGGAAGTGAACCATCAAGAGCTGCAACTTCTTTTGCTGCCTTTGACATTTCATTTTTCTCTTGACGAAGCGTTGCGGATTAAAGAAAATCGGGAGCAGTTACAAGCTGTAGGGATTCAAGTAGAGGACTTTGGCCAGTCCAGTTTTGTAGTCCGAGAACACCCCTCATGGTTCCCTAAAAATCAAGAACGTCAAATTATTGAGACGATGATTCAAACCGTCTTAGATAAACGACAAGTTGACGTGGCTAAGCTTCGAGAAGAAGCGGCCATCTTGATGAGTTGTAAATTATCAATTAAAGCGAATCATTATTTACCTTTAGAACAAATGAATACGCTACTTCAAGACTTGAAGAATTGTGAACAACCCTACACATGTCCACATGGACGCCCAGTTGTTATCCACTTTTCAAGTTATGAAGTGGAGAAAATGTTTAAAAGAGTTATGTAG
- the mutS gene encoding DNA mismatch repair protein MutS codes for MTYTPMMQQYLAIKEQYKNEFLFFRLGDFYELFFEDAKRAASLLEITLTGKDAGAKERIPMCGVPYHAAAGYIETLVSKGYRVAVCEQVENPKVAKGIVKREVVQVITPGTLFEGKTISSASNHFIGAAILTDPIQLAYLDVATGQAYSTTLSADPRTLFAKAQELNIKELVIQPHDLLLLEELSELYDIHLSVYLNELLTHEENFSNEASLLLVSYLRMTQKRTLTHLQQFDHYEDTAFLSIDSASKRNLELIQSIRSGEQKGTLVWLLDETKTAMGSRKLKQWIHQPLAHKAQIEKRLNRVEALLEEFMTHEEIKEALTSVYDMERLVGKVSFGTLSGKDAAQLRRTLQQVPVIRELLIQSSSEYLSQLGVTLEDPVECRELLERAIAETPPLSLKDGGVIRSGYSDELDELRYLSTNGKDWLAELEQKERQITGAKNLKIGYNRIFGYYIELTKSMVHLADESRYIRKQTLANAERFITEELKEKETLILNAQEQAFVLETQLFEELRLNIQSHIPILQKVADKISELDVLQAFATCANRYQLTRPLFEEGIQMEIREGRHPVVEKMMNNHHYVANDCVLTDSQNMLLITGPNMSGKSTYMRQIAITIIMAQMGSFVPAKLARLPITDKIFTRIGAADDLAGGQSTFMLEMVESRNAIVGATANSLLLFDEIGRGTSTYDGMSLAQAMMEYIHDKIGANTLFSTHYHELTELEGQLARLKNVHVAATEQDRKVVFQHKVKDGAADKSYGIHVAELAELPSVIIQRAQQLLTDYEEQEDRQLSLFDFQQLSTIQEPVIQEPHVVIQQLQQMNVLELTPIEAMNILFALQKQVVEE; via the coding sequence ATGACATATACACCCATGATGCAACAATACTTAGCAATTAAAGAGCAGTATAAAAATGAGTTTTTATTTTTCCGTCTCGGTGATTTTTACGAGTTGTTTTTTGAAGATGCCAAGCGAGCAGCTTCACTATTAGAAATCACATTAACAGGTAAAGATGCGGGGGCTAAAGAACGTATTCCAATGTGTGGTGTTCCTTATCACGCAGCAGCCGGGTATATCGAAACTCTAGTCAGTAAAGGCTACCGTGTAGCAGTATGCGAACAAGTGGAGAATCCGAAAGTGGCAAAAGGTATCGTCAAACGGGAAGTTGTCCAAGTGATCACACCTGGCACACTGTTTGAAGGGAAAACCATCTCATCAGCATCTAATCATTTCATAGGGGCTGCTATACTAACAGATCCCATTCAGTTAGCTTATTTAGACGTTGCCACGGGGCAAGCCTATTCAACAACTTTGTCGGCAGACCCTCGTACGTTATTTGCCAAAGCGCAAGAACTTAATATTAAGGAATTAGTAATACAACCACATGACTTATTGTTACTAGAAGAGTTGAGCGAACTCTATGATATTCACTTATCCGTTTACTTAAATGAATTGCTTACTCATGAGGAAAACTTCTCAAATGAGGCCAGCTTGTTACTCGTTTCTTATTTACGAATGACGCAGAAACGCACATTGACGCATTTGCAGCAATTTGATCATTACGAAGATACGGCATTTTTGAGCATCGATAGCGCATCTAAACGCAATTTAGAATTGATTCAATCCATTCGTTCAGGTGAGCAAAAAGGGACGTTAGTTTGGTTGCTGGATGAAACAAAAACAGCCATGGGTTCGCGAAAATTAAAACAATGGATTCACCAGCCTCTAGCGCACAAAGCGCAAATCGAAAAACGGTTAAATCGAGTGGAAGCCCTACTCGAAGAATTTATGACCCACGAAGAAATCAAAGAAGCTCTCACCAGCGTCTATGATATGGAACGATTAGTGGGAAAAGTGAGCTTTGGCACTTTATCTGGAAAAGATGCCGCGCAACTGCGTCGAACACTTCAACAAGTCCCCGTGATTCGAGAGTTGTTAATCCAATCAAGCTCAGAATATCTTTCGCAGCTAGGAGTAACATTAGAAGATCCTGTAGAATGTCGTGAACTTTTAGAGAGAGCTATCGCTGAAACACCCCCACTGTCACTGAAAGATGGAGGTGTCATTCGCTCTGGTTATTCTGATGAACTCGATGAATTACGCTATCTATCGACAAATGGTAAAGACTGGCTCGCGGAATTAGAACAAAAAGAGCGTCAAATTACTGGCGCTAAAAATTTAAAAATTGGCTACAACCGAATTTTTGGATACTATATTGAATTAACAAAATCGATGGTCCATCTAGCAGACGAAAGTCGCTATATACGCAAACAAACACTTGCCAATGCGGAGCGGTTTATAACCGAAGAGTTAAAAGAAAAAGAAACCTTGATTCTAAATGCTCAAGAACAAGCATTTGTACTTGAAACACAACTATTTGAAGAACTAAGACTAAACATTCAATCCCACATTCCCATTTTACAAAAAGTGGCTGATAAAATTAGCGAACTAGATGTTCTTCAAGCATTTGCGACATGTGCGAATCGCTACCAATTGACGCGTCCACTATTTGAAGAAGGTATTCAAATGGAAATTCGTGAGGGACGGCATCCTGTAGTTGAGAAAATGATGAACAATCATCATTATGTTGCTAATGATTGTGTGCTGACTGATTCTCAAAATATGTTGCTTATCACGGGCCCTAATATGTCTGGTAAGAGTACTTATATGCGTCAAATCGCAATCACGATTATCATGGCCCAAATGGGTTCATTTGTTCCAGCCAAGTTAGCGAGATTACCAATTACAGATAAGATCTTTACACGTATCGGTGCTGCCGATGATTTGGCGGGTGGACAAAGCACGTTCATGCTTGAAATGGTGGAGTCTCGAAATGCTATCGTTGGTGCCACTGCCAACAGTTTATTGCTGTTCGATGAAATTGGGCGTGGAACATCGACGTACGATGGAATGAGTCTTGCCCAGGCGATGATGGAGTATATTCATGATAAAATTGGAGCCAATACACTTTTCTCAACGCACTACCATGAATTAACGGAACTTGAAGGACAATTGGCACGACTTAAAAACGTGCATGTCGCTGCAACAGAACAAGATAGAAAAGTCGTCTTTCAACATAAAGTGAAAGATGGTGCGGCCGATAAAAGTTACGGTATTCATGTGGCGGAACTTGCGGAGTTACCTTCCGTGATTATTCAGAGAGCACAACAACTATTAACGGATTATGAGGAGCAAGAAGATCGTCAATTATCACTATTTGATTTCCAACAACTTTCAACTATCCAAGAACCAGTCATTCAGGAACCCCATGTAGTGATTCAACAACTTCAACAGATGAATGTACTGGAATTAACACCAATAGAAGCGATGAACATTCTATTTGCCCTTCAAAAGCAAGTCGTAGAGGAGTGA
- the cotE gene encoding outer spore coat protein CotE: protein MKNYRHIITKAIIGHGKKKLENKAIVSLPQRPNRILGCWIVNHHYQVKKGNKEVEIIGQFEVNIWYAYAGSKKTAVHAEAIHYKGLVPISYDAKPVSREDVYVKSIDDPECETVEIDDDGKVCVETEHWVHVEVIGETAICVETFEQNSHFEQNSHDESSSPF from the coding sequence GTGAAGAACTATCGCCATATCATCACGAAGGCGATTATTGGACACGGGAAGAAAAAACTTGAGAATAAAGCCATTGTTTCTCTTCCTCAACGTCCAAACCGCATATTAGGTTGTTGGATAGTCAATCATCATTACCAGGTGAAAAAAGGGAATAAGGAAGTAGAAATCATTGGCCAATTTGAAGTGAACATCTGGTATGCCTACGCGGGATCTAAAAAAACAGCGGTTCATGCTGAAGCCATTCATTACAAAGGACTGGTGCCGATTTCCTACGATGCTAAGCCTGTCTCTCGAGAAGATGTGTACGTAAAATCAATTGACGACCCAGAGTGTGAGACAGTGGAAATCGATGATGACGGAAAAGTGTGTGTCGAAACCGAGCACTGGGTACATGTTGAAGTAATTGGCGAAACCGCCATTTGTGTCGAGACATTTGAACAAAACTCTCATTTTGAACAAAATTCTCATGATGAGAGTTCATCACCTTTTTAA
- a CDS encoding TRAP transporter permease, whose amino-acid sequence MEENKQKPEKQDVDLLSEEEQKAILAKYDAESNTRDHQGIMRKIVYCFLLVFTLFQLYTAINGQYTAYIQRSIHLGFALALIFLLFPARRKWADKPSIPWYDYILALLSIAVGLYWPLFIDDLVLRVGNLQTPDFIIGILAVVLTLEAARRAVGLPITIIAGVFLVYAFFGPYFPGFLAHRGQSIESIVQLMFFTTDGILGTPLSVSATFIFVFLLFGAFLVKTGVGQYFNDLAVTFAGKLTGGPAKVAIFSSALQGTISGSSVANVVTSGSYTIPMMKKLGYRKEFAGGVEAAASTGGQIMPPIMGAAAFLMVEFIGNGITYWEIAKAATIPAILYFSGVWIMTHFEAKRVGLKGLPDDQMPDRKEVLKKIYLLGPIIGIIIMLFVGVPTMQAALWGIVLAIVLSAIDKSTRLSFKDIIDAMVDGARTALAVAAATAAAGIIVGVVVKTGLGLGLANGLISAAGGSILLTLFFTMIASIILGMGSPTTANYVITSTIAAPAIITLLMMDEPAGATVPLVIALSAHFFVFYFGIVADITPPVALAAFAASGVSGGDPIKTGVSAAKLAIAAFIIPYMIVFSPQLLMIDTTPLEIAWVLFTAISGMIAIGAAVIGFWYRKVFWYERIVALVAGLLLVYPEGLSDTIGLVLFVILLAIQFTTKDKFTQKPAAA is encoded by the coding sequence ATGGAAGAGAATAAACAGAAACCAGAAAAACAAGATGTGGATTTACTTTCTGAAGAAGAACAAAAAGCGATTTTAGCAAAGTATGATGCGGAATCGAACACACGTGACCATCAAGGTATTATGCGTAAAATTGTCTACTGTTTTTTACTAGTGTTTACATTATTTCAATTGTACACGGCTATTAACGGACAATATACAGCTTACATCCAGCGCTCGATTCACTTAGGATTTGCGCTAGCATTAATCTTTTTACTATTCCCCGCTAGAAGAAAGTGGGCAGATAAGCCATCGATTCCGTGGTATGACTACATATTAGCCTTACTTTCGATAGCCGTTGGACTTTACTGGCCATTGTTTATTGATGATTTAGTGTTACGAGTTGGTAACTTACAAACCCCAGATTTCATTATTGGTATACTGGCAGTTGTTTTAACTTTAGAAGCTGCTCGTCGTGCAGTCGGTCTTCCAATTACAATTATTGCCGGTGTATTCTTAGTGTATGCATTTTTCGGGCCATACTTCCCTGGATTCTTAGCTCACCGCGGACAATCCATTGAAAGTATCGTTCAACTGATGTTCTTTACAACAGACGGGATTTTAGGTACTCCGTTAAGTGTATCGGCTACCTTTATCTTTGTTTTCTTATTGTTTGGGGCATTTTTGGTCAAAACAGGCGTTGGTCAATACTTCAATGATCTAGCTGTAACATTTGCTGGTAAATTGACAGGTGGTCCAGCCAAAGTTGCTATTTTCTCCAGTGCTTTACAAGGTACAATTTCAGGATCTTCTGTAGCCAACGTTGTTACATCAGGTTCGTACACAATTCCTATGATGAAAAAGCTTGGCTATCGCAAAGAGTTTGCCGGTGGTGTTGAGGCGGCTGCTTCAACCGGTGGTCAAATCATGCCACCTATCATGGGGGCAGCTGCTTTCTTAATGGTTGAATTTATTGGTAATGGAATCACGTATTGGGAAATTGCGAAAGCAGCAACTATTCCTGCTATTCTTTATTTCTCGGGCGTATGGATTATGACTCACTTTGAAGCGAAGCGTGTAGGACTGAAGGGTTTACCTGATGATCAAATGCCTGACCGCAAAGAAGTCTTAAAGAAGATTTATTTACTAGGTCCTATTATAGGAATTATTATCATGCTATTTGTTGGAGTTCCAACGATGCAGGCAGCCCTTTGGGGGATTGTATTGGCAATCGTTCTAAGCGCTATCGATAAATCAACTCGTTTAAGCTTTAAAGATATTATTGACGCTATGGTTGATGGTGCACGAACAGCACTTGCTGTCGCTGCGGCAACTGCAGCTGCGGGTATCATTGTTGGGGTCGTTGTGAAGACGGGGCTTGGTCTCGGTCTTGCGAACGGGCTAATCAGTGCAGCAGGTGGTAGCATCTTACTTACCTTGTTCTTCACAATGATTGCTTCCATCATTCTTGGTATGGGTTCACCGACAACCGCCAATTATGTTATTACGTCAACAATTGCTGCACCAGCCATTATTACATTGTTAATGATGGATGAGCCTGCAGGAGCTACAGTGCCATTAGTGATTGCCTTGTCTGCTCACTTCTTCGTGTTCTACTTTGGTATTGTGGCAGATATTACTCCACCCGTCGCCCTTGCAGCGTTTGCTGCTTCAGGTGTATCAGGAGGAGACCCAATCAAAACAGGGGTCAGTGCAGCTAAACTAGCCATTGCGGCATTCATAATTCCGTATATGATTGTTTTCTCACCTCAACTTCTGATGATTGATACCACACCTTTAGAAATTGCTTGGGTTCTCTTTACAGCTATCTCAGGTATGATTGCAATTGGAGCCGCTGTCATTGGGTTCTGGTACCGCAAAGTATTCTGGTATGAGCGTATTGTGGCTTTAGTTGCAGGATTACTTTTAGTCTATCCAGAAGGTTTGTCAGATACAATTGGATTAGTATTGTTCGTAATCTTACTAGCGATTCAATTTACAACGAAAGATAAGTTTACTCAAAAACCAGCAGCAGCTTAA
- a CDS encoding DUF1850 domain-containing protein, whose product MKQATLGLIAAVLLMVAFFIPTQQALVLSETRTNERVFYYIPVKQVKDFQVTFTHSIHLSDVNEFYRIVEDGRIQFVKMIYEDLAVGMPGYAEENQTFERINGKWVLTSEDTFTDSFTLYNSSIHKKLELRYDNKIYDLKQQVPTGHSYRIEVAKLSIADVWKGEKIDGRE is encoded by the coding sequence ATGAAACAGGCTACACTTGGATTGATTGCGGCAGTTCTGCTTATGGTGGCTTTTTTTATACCCACCCAACAAGCATTAGTACTGAGTGAAACAAGAACGAACGAAAGAGTCTTTTATTACATTCCTGTCAAACAGGTAAAAGATTTTCAAGTGACATTTACACATTCCATTCATTTATCAGACGTCAACGAGTTTTATAGAATAGTAGAAGACGGACGTATTCAGTTTGTCAAAATGATTTATGAAGATTTGGCTGTTGGTATGCCAGGCTATGCTGAAGAGAATCAAACATTTGAGCGTATCAATGGTAAATGGGTACTCACTTCAGAGGATACATTTACAGATTCTTTTACACTGTATAATTCATCCATTCACAAAAAACTTGAATTACGGTACGATAATAAAATCTACGATTTGAAGCAACAAGTCCCAACTGGGCATTCTTATCGTATAGAAGTAGCAAAACTTTCAATTGCAGATGTTTGGAAAGGAGAAAAGATTGATGGAAGAGAATAA
- a CDS encoding TAXI family TRAP transporter solute-binding subunit encodes MNKKFKFLGTTFAASALLLAACGGGDGGGESSGEKTKEDFPYLSVVTGGTQGTYYPLGGTFANLITEETGIQTTAEVSQASAANMTALKDGNAEIAFVQTDVAFYATEGTFMFEDGAIEDISAIGALYPETIQIVTLENTGITSVEDLRGKKVSVGAPGSGTYANAEQILEIHGMTMDDVDAQALDFGESQESLQAGQIDAAFITSGTPTGAVEALNAVADVNIVPVTAEKAAELIEKYPYYAEDMVPSGTYGLTEDVPTVSVLAMLAVSNELPEDLVYEITAAIYGNTDQITHAKGAFIKAETALDGIGIDIHPGAQKYFDEQ; translated from the coding sequence ATGAACAAAAAGTTTAAGTTTCTAGGAACTACTTTCGCTGCTTCAGCATTATTGTTGGCTGCATGTGGAGGCGGAGATGGCGGAGGAGAATCGTCAGGTGAGAAAACGAAAGAAGATTTTCCTTACCTAAGTGTAGTTACTGGCGGAACACAAGGTACATACTATCCGCTAGGTGGTACGTTTGCTAACTTGATCACAGAAGAAACTGGCATTCAAACAACTGCTGAAGTTTCTCAAGCATCAGCTGCTAACATGACAGCACTTAAAGACGGAAACGCAGAAATCGCTTTCGTTCAAACAGATGTAGCTTTCTATGCAACAGAAGGTACATTCATGTTTGAAGATGGCGCAATTGAAGACATCTCAGCAATCGGTGCATTGTATCCTGAGACAATTCAAATTGTTACTCTTGAAAACACTGGGATTACTTCTGTAGAAGATCTTCGTGGTAAAAAGGTTTCTGTAGGAGCACCAGGTTCTGGTACTTATGCAAATGCTGAGCAAATTCTTGAAATCCATGGGATGACGATGGATGACGTTGACGCGCAGGCACTTGACTTCGGTGAGTCTCAAGAGAGCTTACAAGCTGGTCAAATTGACGCAGCATTTATCACTTCAGGTACACCAACTGGTGCTGTTGAAGCATTGAATGCAGTTGCTGATGTAAACATCGTTCCTGTTACAGCTGAAAAAGCTGCTGAATTAATCGAGAAATATCCATACTACGCTGAAGATATGGTTCCTTCAGGTACTTATGGATTAACAGAAGATGTTCCTACAGTTTCTGTATTAGCAATGCTTGCTGTTTCAAATGAACTACCAGAAGATCTTGTGTATGAAATTACTGCTGCTATCTATGGCAACACAGATCAAATCACGCATGCTAAGGGCGCATTTATCAAAGCTGAAACTGCTTTAGATGGTATCGGAATCGATATTCACCCGGGTGCACAAAAGTATTTTGACGAGCAATAA